AAGACAAGAGTAAGTGACAACCATAAAAAACAATGAATATAAGAATCTAGAGTAGTTACCTTCTCTCCTTGAGGGTACATCTCTTCTAGAGCATTCATGTCATTTTCCAAAAGTAACAACTCCTAATGATTAAGATGGAAAGTTAAACATGATATTAGTTAATAGCATAACAGAACATCACAGAAAGATGTACAATATATTAAAGAGAATGGTTTGTATGAATGCAACTAAAGCTTCAAAGCATATCATCCGTTTGAAGGGCAAGCATACCTTCTCGACAGCCTTCACGTTTTTGCGCCATTTTCTGCCTTTGTTCCCACTTCTCTCTTCTTGGTGAAGGGCTTCTGCTGCCTTCTTCAATTCCTTGGCCTTCTTACCTAATTCAGTAGCTTCCTGAAGGAAACATTTTCAACCTCAAGGTCAGATCGATATCTAAATCACCCAATAATTACATGAAACAGAAACTTTCGCTGTAATCAGTTGAGGCAAACAGTCTCCATAACAAAAATAAAGCATATGAAACTATACACACCTTTATATATTGTGAGCGTGTGATGACAGCTTTTGGACGCCGGACAAACGAGAATATAAGACTCAATGGAAGGCAAGCAATGCCAACACCACCAAATATCTATAAAATAAACAGAGTTGTTAACATATGCCAAGCCAGAACTGTACAGAAAGAGGCCAGCACGATTGCATGCAGCAGTTAAACAATTGGAAAAAAAATACATGGTTAAAATTGTTTCTGATACAGCTTTGTCCAAGAAACAAACAAAAGTACAAACTAAACTATCAGATGCTAGCTCTACAAAAAACAGTGATCAACCTAATTGTAAACATTGAAGTAAAACTCACTGTGAAGAGCACAGATCCAACAATGGTAGCAAGGGCCACCACGTATTCGGGGAATGTAGCGCGCATTGTCCAGGTTGTTTGGGAGTTAGCAGGTGCAGTATTAGCTGAACACTGaagaaaagaaaacataaaacAAGTCAGCCGCCAGATGAAAAATATGAAATGATGAGCTACATGAAGTGAAACGCAAGAAAGCATAATTCCATCAGCGGGTTAACCTGACGGGTCAATGGAGCGATGCAAGGTTGGCCACTTGTGAATGCACTGAACTGGTTTGGATTTGGAAATGCCTGGACAGATGAAGAGAGGTGCCTGACAGTGAAGTCCACTTTACCAATAAGTGCTGAAGGAACAAAGTGGAAGTGCAGTCAGGTAAAGTCAAGACATCACAGATTAGTAAGAAGTTAACGTCACGAGAGGTATAAAGTGAAACATCACGCATTGTAAGCAGTTCACATCAATGGAGGTACAATTCATCCCATGCAGGTACAAGCATGAAGGGTCTATGTGATGTGACCAAGAAACATGGAGATGCGTCAAATGAGCAGGACAAAATGAAATGTTGTTTTCTACGTTTCCTAGGTGGTTGAAACTAACGAGTCCAAATGTATAAGCTGCAACCTAGGACAAGAAAACAAGTGGGCGCAGTAGAAAATTCAAGAGCCtacctcttttggttcataggataggattatcataggaataggaatcttgtaggaaatgagatgacatgtatctcgaatcctatgagtaggaataggaaacaagatgtcatttggttgacaccaaaggaacttttccattgagtctaggctcttttttattttcctatgaaatgtggaggataggaaccaatcctatgtaggaataggaatccattcctatgaaccaaagggctctaaaggaaaaaatcctataagaatcctatcctctagaattcctatgaaattcctctaaaccaaaggaggcctaaatgGGTAAAGTATAGATACAGACAGGAAGGATGAACCACAAATGCAGTCAGTAGCAACATGGAGTAATTTTTACATGATGTGAGGCAGAAAGATGGATGCTGCCCACCATTGCGAAAatgacatggacaaaatgatgTGTTGTTCTCTATGTTCCATACGGTGAATGCTAAACAGTCAAAATGTAGAGCCTACTGCCTAGTACAACAAAACAAGCTGTGAAAAAACACAATTCGGAGGTCCAATGGGCACTAGACAAACACAGGTAGGATGAACCCAGCAAAAAGTAACTGTAAACCGGGTTTCAGATCTGGCTGTACAGCATTGGCTGCTCATGGATGAAAAACGTGAAAGCTTTGAAGCTCGAGGCCCCTCCAATCCAAATTAGAATTGAAATGCAGAGCAACACCTCGAGATTCACATTTCAAGCCCAAATCAGTTCAGATTATCCCAAAGCAGATTAGGGGCGAGCATAGCAGAGCGTCGCAAAAGGCAAGGGATCCGCACGCATACGCACCGTATAGGATGCCGAGGATGAGGCCGCAGACGACGGCGGAGGCGACGACCCAGATGAGGGCGCTCTTGAGCCTCTTCCCGACGGACCTGGACGCAGGAGCAGAAGAGAACGGATCTAGTCAGTCAGCGAAGCAAGCCGAGCGCGGAAGGAAGGAAGAATCGAAACCGACTTGTCCTGGTCGCCCTCGTAGTAGAACATGGCGAATGGGAtgacgaggaagacgaggacgGCGTCGATGATGTAGACGACGAGCCAGAGCGTCTTCATGGGGAGGGTGAGGGCGCAGGCGCCGCTGTAGACGGCGCGCTTGCAGGCCTGGCGGTTGGCGACGTCGGCGGGGAGCATGAGGATGGAGAGGACGGCGACGGTGATGCCGAGCACGACGACGAGCTTGGGGAACCAGGCCTGGTTGGCGTCGTCGGGGTGCTGGTAGTTGACGAGCAGGTAGACGCTGACGAGCAGCACCAGCACGCTGACCACCGCCGCCACGATCACCAGCGCCACGTTGAAGTCCCCCATCTCGGCCGGGTTGGGGTCCCGGTTCCGCTTCCGGTCCGCCGCCTCGGGCCCGTCAGTCGGGCGGTCAGATCTCCGCgcagaggggagggggagggggggctagggtttgggcgggCGGGGAGCGCTGCTGCGGTGccggtcggcggcggggcggcgaccggcGCGCCGGATCTGCGAGGGGCGGCGGGATTCGCGGGGGGGGGAGGGATTTGCCGGTGATGGGGTTGACGACGGCGGAAGGGAGTGGGGAAAGGGAAGGGGGGTTGGCGGAGTGGCGTGGCGTGGTGGAGGTGGGCTAGGCTGGCGGCCGGCTCGGGTGGTTTGGTCTTGGTGTTGGGCTAGCTGTGCTGTGCTGGGGGCGGACGTTGGATTTCGAAAAAAAACACGGCGTGGATTTGGCCCGCCCGTTTGCTTCGGGGCGTGGGGATGGGGACGGGATGATTGGGACGGCGACGCGCCCAGTCCAGGGAGGAAGGGTCGCTGTTCGTTTGTTCGGTCGGTCTTGATCTCTCAGCCAGTGTCACAGCAATTCCATCCCCGCTGACCCAAAGTGTTCGGGTTGAAACGGACACAAAAAACGCCCAACGCGTCGACGCAAATACACGTTTTTTGACTCATTATCAGGCTCAAATTTAGGCCACATTTACGTCAGCGCAGACACGCGGCGAACGCACACGACGACTACGCCTATCTTCCCTTGCCCCTCATCGGCCGCCACCGCATCCAGCCGCCCCTCCTCACTGTCGCCGCCCACGCCCAAATACCTCCCCCAGCAGCACGCCACCCCACGAGTGCACCATACTCTGTCGTTGGGGGTCTATTTTCGTCGTCGTCGCCGCACTCCAACGTCGACGGCATCCCCTTGCCTCCACCGCCGGCAGCACCGCCTTGCGCGTCCACCTCACTCGCCGGACGCTGCCACGTTCGCTTCCACGCCAATAGGCCTGCTACCTGGTCTCAGAGAGGCGCGAGGCTCTGCACCAGTCAGCTTCTTCCACTACACATGCAGGTGTTCAACGGTTCACCGGCAAGGTACAGATAGACTCCGATGACGCGTACTTTTTCAACAATTTCATTTGCAATTCGAATTATTAGTCGTCCAATGATGAGGATATTGTGGTTGTTGCTTTGGTCGTCCATGACCACATTAGTAGGCAGCGCCCGATGTTCAGGGGCTTGATCCCATGGCATACTCCGGCAACAGAGAGAGCGGCCATGTCACGGCTGACAGGGAGGGCCGGACTCGCCAGCTGGAACGGGACCCCACGGTCCCAGCGTCAGCGTGAAGGATGCTAAGGAGACCAGCGACGCGTCGCTAAATGGCCCTGCAGTTGGGCCGTACTCGACAAGGGGCCTGCGTGCTCTGCCATTTGTGTATAACTAGGCCAGAGTCATGTAAGTGGGGATCATCGAGAAACTGAAATCACGAACCGGCTCAGAGAGAGACGTTGTCCTTCTCCTCCAGAACAtaatcttcctcttcctctctcaaTTATCCCCTCTTCCTTCCCTGTAGCGCCGCCACTGGTAGATCGGTCTGTAACATCTGGTATCAGAGGTCCAGTCCGTCGATCTGGAGACTGCCTACCCCAAGCCCCGCTACCAGACGAAACAAGCCAAGCGGGCGGCAGCAATGGAGGAACAAATCGCAGCACTGGCCAAGGCTGTCAACGATGGGCGGGTGGCCAACGAGGCCCGCCTCGACGCGATCCAGCAGTCTCTGGAGCTCTGGAGGCCGGCGGTCACCCATCTCGAACAACAAGTCGACGAGTTGCGCACGCAGGTGGGGCGCATCGCCCTTCACCCCCTGCTCGCGGCGCCTCCTGATCCGACGCCGGAGGGCGACACAGTGGTGCGTTTGGGGTCGACGGCGACGGATTCCAACCAACGCAACCACGGGCAACATGGCCACGGCGGGATCAACAACTCTAGGGGGCCGGCATATCGGGTAGTCACTACCCAAATGCCACCTCCGGTCAAGGGTGCGTGTACTCCTCCCTCTGAAATTTGCCCTTCGACCGAATTAGATGTGCATAAGTTTGGGATTCCGGGGGAAATACAAGAACAATCACACCCCTCTTACTCACATCACGCACATTGGGCGCTACCAAAGATGGATTTTCCATCCTTCGATGGAGACAATCCCCAGTTCTGGAAAAATAGATGTGAAAAATACTTTGATGTTTTTGGAATTGCTCCGGATATGTGGGTTAGGCTAGCGACTTTGCACTTCACAGGCAACGCAGCCCGTTGGCTGCAACTGCATGAATCGCAGCACACGGTGTTCACCTGGGACACACTTTGTGGTGCGTTGAGTACCAAATTCGGGCGTGAGCAATATCAAGCATATATTCGGCAGTTTAACACCTTGAAATAGACGGGTACAGTGAGTGCTTATATGCAACGCTTTGAGGAACTGATGCATCACATTCTAGCTCACAACCCGGCGTTTGATTCCATCTATTATACCACTCAATTTCTGGAAGGGCTTAGAACTGAAATTAGAGCTGGTGTTATGCTACCAAAAAATCTGGAAACTTCCTTCTCTCTTGCTTCGTTATAGGAAGAGCTACTGGAGGCGTTGTCGCGGTGTGAGTACCGGCGTCAGGACACGGCCCCACCACGGCAACCGGCGCCAAGACCGTTGTTGGCCTTCGGCGCACTTCCAGCTCGACAAATGTTGCCGGGTCCACCAGCTGCTGATGATGATAATCGGGCCAGAGAAGCAGCCCGTGCAcctgatcagcatgagcaaggccTCGGCGATAATCGAATTGCCACTCTCTGCAACTACAGCCGTATGCGCGGATTATGCTTCGAATGTGGTGAAAGATGGGGGCCAGGACACTAATGTGGACCAACTGTTCAATTACACATTGTGGAAGAGCTACTGGAAATACTGCAAGCAGAGCAAGTGGAACCAGCGATGCCTAAattagaagatgaagaagaggtacTCATGTGCATATCCAAGGTTGCCACTACGGGACATACTACTCCTCGCACAGTGCGGCTCGTGGGCTCgattgcaggcaaggaagtgttgATTTTGGTCGATTCGGGCAGCTCACATAGTTTTATCAGTGAAGAAATTGCAGAGCGGGTGCACGGACATGTTCGCCTACAGAAACCAATGGTGGTCAAGATTGCTGATGGAGGTGTGATGTCTTGTACAGGAGGACGAACCAAAAACAGCCTTTAAGACCCATCAAGGGCATTTTCAGTTTCGGGTACTGCCTTATGGAGTCACGGGAGGGGCAACTACTTTTCAAGGTGGCATGAACTGGGTGCTCTCACCTCTCCTCCGCAAAGGAGTGCTAGTTTTTATGGACGACATTCTGGTCCACATGTGTACCTGGACAGCTCATGTGAGGTTGCCCAGGCCGGTTCTGCAGCTACTCTCGGACAATGGGTTGAAGGCAAAACTTTCTAAGTGCACGTTTGAGCAAAATCGCATCAACTACTTGGGGCATCAGATCAGTGACGCCGGTGTGGCCACGGATAGCACTAAGGTTCAGGCAGTTCGGGATTGGCCGCGGCCAGACTCAGTTCGCAAGCTCCGAGGATTTCTCAGATTGGCAGGGTACTACCGTAAATTTGTCAGAAATTTTGGGGTGATCTCGAGAccattgactgatatgctcaaaaaaGGGACAATCTTCATCTGGACACCAGTAGCTGATACAGCATTCAGAGAGCTTACAAAGGCATTGGTTGAAGCACCAGTCTTAGCATTGCCCGATTTTGCCAAGCGATTTGTTGTTGAAACAGATGCCAGTGCTACCGGTGTGGGAGCAGTACTGATGCAAGACTCACATCCTATAGCCTACCTTAGTAAAGCATTAGGACCGAAAAACATAGGGCTCTCTACCTATGAAAAGGAATGTCTTGCTCTCTTATTGGCAATCGATCATCGGAGGCCGTACTTGCAACATGCCGAATTCACTATCCGAACAGACCAAAAAAGCTTGCTCAATCTAACCGACCAGAGGTTGAACACACCAATCCAACAGAGGGCGTTTACCAAGCTGGTTGGTCTGTAGTTCGTCATCCAGTACAAAACAGGGATCACTAACCGGGCCGCAGATGCTCTCTCTCGCCGTGATCATCCGGCAGGTGCAGAACTGGTAGCAATATCTGTCTGTAAGTCTGCCTGGTTGGAAGTCATTGCCTTGAGCTATCGTGTCGACCCTGAAGCACAACAGAAGTTGGCCCAACTGGCAGTACAGACACCAGATGAACACGGGTATTCTCTGAAGGATGGCATCATTCGATACTGCGACCGTATTTGGGTGGGGGTCGATACCAACACCCAACGATCCCTGATAACTTCCTTACACGACAGCGTTGCCGGGGGTCACTCAGGATTTCATGCAACTTATAACCGCATCAAGAGACTCTTTTACTAGAAAGGCATGAAAGACATGATCAAACAATATATTAGGGCATGTGTGACTTGTCAGAGAACCAAGACTGAACGGATATCACCTGCTGGATTTTTGCAGCACTTACCAATTCCAAAGAAGCCGTGGGCAGTGGTGTCATTAGACTTTATCGAAGGCCTTCCCCGATCAGGTGGTTATAACGTCATTTGGTGGttgttgacaagtttttgaagtatgCTCACTTCATGCCCTTGACTCACCCGTTCACAGTGCTGACGGTGGCAACCATTTACATGAAGACCATCTTTCGCCTGCATGGCCTGCCGCTAGCCATCATCTCGGGCCGTGATCGCATATTCACCAGTGTTGCGTGGCAAGAACTGTTCAAGCTATCCCAGACTCAATTGCGCATGAGCTCATCGTACCACCCTCAAACGAACGGCCAAATGAAGCGAGTGAATCAATGCTTGGAGGGGTATCTTCGCTGTGCGGTCCATTCTTGTCCGGGTAATTGGAGTAAGTGGCTCTTTCTTGCTGAATATTGGTATAACACCTCATTTCATTCCTCGCTGGGGCGCACGCTGTTTGAGGTGATTTATGGCCACTTGCCTCGTGAGTTTGGTGTGGTGCAAGTGGAAGAGTGCTCAGTGCCTGATTTAGCGTCATGGCTGCGGGAGCGCGAAGTGATGATGCAACACTTGCAACAACATCTCAAGTGTGCCCAGGATCGTATGAAGAAACAAGCTGATAAACATCGCACGGATCATGAATTTGTTGTTGGTGACTCAGTGTTCCTCAAGCTGCAGCTGTTTGTGCAAACATCCATGGCTCAACGACCTCATTAGAAGTTGGCCTTCCGGTACTATGTACCATACCCAATCATCGCTCGTGTTGGCGCAGTGAGTTACAAACTGGCACTTCCAGAAGGCAGCAAAATCCACCCTGTGGTACACGTGTCTCAGCTGAAGAAGATGGTGACCCTGGACATTCCAGTGAGTGCCACTTTGCCCCCAATTAACACTATCTTGCAGGCAGAGCACCAGCCAGCATCCATACTGGAAcacaggctcggcaagatgcagggCGTGCTACAACCCAGGGTCCTGGTGCAATGGAGTGAGCTCCCCGCTTCACTGGCTACCTGGGAAGAACCACAAGACCTTCAGCTTCGTTTTCCGCTGGCACCGGCTTGGGGTCAAGACAGTTCTCAAGAGGGGGCGAATGTCACGGCCGACAGGGAGGGCCGGACTCGCCAGCTGGAACGGGACCCCACGGTCCCAGCGTCAGCGTGAAGGAGTGCTAAGGAGACCAGCGAGGCATCGCTAAATGGGCCTGCAGTTGGGTCGTACTCGACAAGGGGCCTGCCATTTGTGTATAACTAGCCCAGAGTCCTGTAAGTGGGGATCATCGAGAAACTGAATCACGAACCGGCTGAGAGAGAGACGTTGTCCTTCTCCTCCAGAGCCtaatcttcctcttcctctctcaaTTATCCCCTCTCCCTTCCCTGTAGCGCCGCCACTGGTAGATCGGTCTGTAACAGGCCATCGCCTACTCTAGCAAGACTACTCTGAGTCCACTGGCCCGCCCTTCAAACACAACATATCCCGGCGCCGCTTCCGAATGGTTAGGCATGTGTTCAACCGTATCCGGGAGGGGGTGGTGGCATACAACAACTACTTTGAGTGCAATGAGGATGCCCCGGGAAAGATTGGCTTCTCCTCTTTTATCATAAATGCATTGCAGCTATTCAGATGCTTGCATACGAAGTACCCGGTGGTCTCATTGATGAGTATGTCCGGATGAGCGAGCCCACGTGACTAGACTCCATGTACAAGTTTTGCAAGGCTGTGGTACAAGCATTTGGCCCGGAGTACTTGGGAGATCCAGCTGCTGCAGATACAAGCCAGTTGTTGGCGACCAATGCCAGTAGGGGATTTCCGGGGATGTTTGGTAGTATAGATTGCATtcactgggagtggaagaattgTCCTTCTGTTTGGCAGGGGCAGTATAGGGGCCATGTGAAAGCTTTCACTGTCATACTAGAGGTTGTGACCTCACAAGATCTCTGAATTTGACACTCTTTCTTTGGCCTGGCCGGCTCTCACAATGGCATTTTTTTGCGGGGTGCTCTCACAATGGCATTTAACATGCTTCATCGCTCTCCGGTATTcacaaggcttgcagaaggcaacTGCCTAGAGATCAATGTTGAGATCAATGGCGACCCCTACTACAAGGGATACTACCTAACTGACAATATCTATGCTCAGTGGACTACTcttgtgaagacaatccccaaccctgtaGGAGATAAGAGGAATAGATTTGCCCAACAataagagagtgctaggaaggatgtggagcgtgTCTTTGGCCTTCTTTAATCTCGacggggcatcgttcggtatcctgctagaaTTTGGAGCACTAAGAAGTTTTGGAAGGTGATGACTGTTTGTGCGATCACAATTCACCGAATTTTAATCATTAATGCGTGATTGTGAAATTGACATTCAACTGCAAGATGATTTGATTGGGTATACGTGGGCTCATACTGGCAACCAATATATGTATTGTTCTTTTTTTCAAATGTATTTGTGATAATTTAAATTTTATTCTTGTAAACTATGAGATATTATttggttaagaaaccatgaaataTTTGAATTTGATTGAATTATGTGTATTTGGGGTATTTTTTTTTGATATGCACGTAAAGGAAGGAAAAAAAGTGCGCGTACCGACCGCGCGGACGAAAATGCGTCCGTGTGTTGGACACATTGCCAACCCAAACAAataaggcccctcccaatgctccacctcgtacaggtgctaagccttccaCGTAGGCAAAAAATCTGATATGGCAAGTTATTTAAGAagagagagatgagtgtggtgaccccaggaagaaacgatgCTAAGCGCGTGAATCTAGACAAAACATTTAGGCCtcatttggtttgtaggatttttataggaattctataggataggatttgcaaaggaaaaattcctttgaagccctttggtttgtaggaatgaattCCTCAATCCTTCATGTTTTGGAGGAAACAAAACATTAGCATAGACTCAATAGAAAAAAtcttatcctatgcatcaaatgacatctctttttctataggaattgacatgcatgtcatctcacttcctat
The sequence above is drawn from the Triticum aestivum cultivar Chinese Spring chromosome 7A, IWGSC CS RefSeq v2.1, whole genome shotgun sequence genome and encodes:
- the LOC123149452 gene encoding LIMR family protein Os06g0128200 isoform X2 produces the protein MGDFNVALVIVAAVVSVLVLLVSVYLLVNYQHPDDANQAWFPKLVVVLGITVAVLSILMLPADVANRQACKRAVYSGACALTLPMKTLWLVVYIIDAVLVFLVIPFAMFYYEGDQDKSVGKRLKSALIWVVASAVVCGLILGILYALIGKVDFTVRHLSSSVQAFPNPNQFSAFTSGQPCIAPLTRQCSANTAPANSQTTWTMRATFPEYVVALATIVGSVLFTIFGGVGIACLPLSLIFSFVRRPKAVITRSQYIKEATELGKKAKELKKAAEALHQEERSGNKGRKWRKNVKAVEKELLLLENDMNALEEMYPQGEKAEATWAFTVLAYIGKLIFGIVGLIVSIAWVAHIIIYLLVDPPLSSFLNEIFIKLDSVWGLLGTAAFAFFCFYLLIAVIAGEMMLGLKLVFITIHPMKWGGTLMNSFLFNVGLILLCSISVIQFCATAFAYYAQATAAQEIFGHTLQSLRGIKYLYKYNVFQYGFVALAILTLFYYALFGWRKRKPTGRFQLSN
- the LOC123149452 gene encoding LIMR family protein Os06g0128200 isoform X1; the protein is MGDFNVALVIVAAVVSVLVLLVSVYLLVNYQHPDDANQAWFPKLVVVLGITVAVLSILMLPADVANRQACKRAVYSGACALTLPMKTLWLVVYIIDAVLVFLVIPFAMFYYEGDQDKSVGKRLKSALIWVVASAVVCGLILGILYALIGKVDFTVRHLSSSVQAFPNPNQFSAFTSGQPCIAPLTRQCSANTAPANSQTTWTMRATFPEYVVALATIVGSVLFTIFGGVGIACLPLSLIFSFVRRPKAVITRSQYIKEATELGKKAKELKKAAEALHQEERSGNKGRKWRKNVKAVEKELLLLENDMNALEEMYPQGEKVTTLDSYIHCFLWLSLTLVLTSIMVQAEATWAFTVLAYIGKLIFGIVGLIVSIAWVAHIIIYLLVDPPLSSFLNEIFIKLDSVWGLLGTAAFAFFCFYLLIAVIAGEMMLGLKLVFITIHPMKWGGTLMNSFLFNVGLILLCSISVIQFCATAFAYYAQATAAQEIFGHTLQSLRGIKYLYKYNVFQYGFVALAILTLFYYALFGWRKRKPTGRFQLSN